Proteins encoded by one window of Cloeon dipterum chromosome 4, ieCloDipt1.1, whole genome shotgun sequence:
- the LOC135943894 gene encoding baculoviral IAP repeat-containing protein 7-A-like, which produces MARLEILKHQEKFNCTISSGDSKNVPLGSVFRTPNYEFEAFRLYSLVKKSDWQFVKPFDLARSGFYFTGEEDKVRCVFCMLEVRGWEEGDTPHGEHLRWNPNCPFLRDSRSVANVQIGEELVHQGQIRENPFTEANGIEKYGPNLHFLKTSNLLFLDLSIRSWCAPVNPGFATLKSRMDSFREFWPPSLGQKTEEMARAGFFYTGRGDRAICFHCNLGLKDWHLGDDPFDQHARWRPTCQFLPMCSAPVENAGAGKSGDLLRCLNCRNASVSKVNLPCGHLTLCSTCTQPSCKACGREIVAEIQLQGFAEC; this is translated from the coding sequence ATGGCCCGATTGGAGATTCTAAAACaccaagaaaaattcaactgcACAATCAGCAGCGGCGATTCGAAGAACGTGCCCTTGGGAAGCGTTTTCAGGACGCCAAACTACGAGTTCGAGGCGTTTCGTCTGTACTCGCTGGTGAAAAAGAGCGACTGGCAGTTTGTCAAGCCGTTTGACCTGGCGAGGAGCGGATTTTACTTCACGGGCGAGGAGGACAAAGTGAGGTGCGTCTTTTGCATGCTGGAAGTCAGGGGCTGGGAGGAAGGAGACACGCCGCACGGGGAACACCTCCGTTGGAACCCCAATTGCCCATTTCTGCGCGACAGCCGAAGCGTCGCTAATGTCCAAATCGGAGAGGAACTCGTTCATCAGGGGCAAATCCGTGAGAATCCATTCACCGAGGCGAAcggaattgaaaaatacggACCAAACCTTCACTTCCTGAAGACCAGCAACCTGCTTTTCCTGGACCTGAGCATCAGGAGTTGGTGCGCACCCGTGAACCCTGGTTTCGCAACCCTGAAGAGCCGTATGGACTCGTTCCGGGAGTTTTGGCCGCCGAGTCTCGGGCAGAAAACGGAGGAAATGGCCCGCGCCGGATTTTTCTACACCGGAAGAGGCGACCGCGCCATCTGCTTCCACTGCAACCTGGGCCTCAAGGACTGGCACCTGGGCGACGACCCTTTCGACCAGCACGCCCGCTGGAGACCGACCTGCCAGTTCCTGCCCATGTGCTCTGCACCTGTGGAAAACGCGGGAGCAGGAAAAAGCGGCGATCTTCTCCGGTGTCTAAATTGCAGGAATGCGTCGGTCTCCAAGGTGAACCTGCCCTGCGGACACCTGACCCTCTGCAGCACCTGCACCCAACCTTCTTGCAAAGCGTGCGGAAGGGAAATCGTCGCGGAAATTCAGTTGCAAGGATTTGCTGAATGTTAG
- the LOC135944400 gene encoding uncharacterized protein LOC135944400 produces the protein MKWSTTLFGVVLCLCALAATRVQGQTVATDANPGEFPYVVNLNLLDKAYPVTALGLVVSGRYLLTWDKAYVQGDVSKMKIIDQLGVVRTPIKIEKIVSDNFAYVKFCKIFKGAKYPMTASLFNNLSSKVSASLIFFNGTSHVLKKVAAMAFDNVTCASNEGIDDATKIICMARDTTVGFCNMLTDSAVSPTYMWNSMLAINGQVQGANFNLRCGTNGGMIGVFLFKNIDYYRSDILNELPSVDIK, from the exons ATGAAGTGGTCAACGACTTTGTTCGGCGTCGTCCTCTGCCTCTGCGCCCTTGCAGCGACac GTGTGCAGGGACAGACAGTGGCAACGGATGCCAACCCTGGCGAATTCCCTTACGTG GTGAATCTTAATTTGCTGGATAAGGCGTACCCGGTAACGGCTCTAGGACTTGTTGTCAGTGGCAGATATCTCCTGACTTGGGATAAAGCATACGTTCAAGG AGATGTatcgaaaatgaaaattattgatcaGCTGGGCGTGGTTCGCACACCGATCAAGATTGAGAAAATTGTTTCTGACAATTTCGCGTACGTcaagttttgcaaaatatttaaaggggCAAAGTATCCGATGACGGCGTCGCTTTTCAACAATCTCTCATCAAAGGTTAGCGcatcattgatatttttcaacggCACCTCG caCGTACTGAAGAAAGTTGCAGCAATGGCATTCGACAACGTAACTTGCGCTTCAAACGAAGGAATAGACGATGctactaaaataatttgcatggCGCGGGATACCACCGTGGGATTTTGCAAT ATGCTTACCGACAGTGCGGTGAGCCCGACTTACATGTGGAATTCGATGTTAGCGATCAATGGCCAAGTGCAAGGCGCTAACTTTAACCTCAGATGTGGCACCAATGGTGGCATGATcggtgtttttctttttaaaaacatcgATTACTACCGCAGCGACATACTAAATGAACTCCCCAGTGTTGACATCAAATAA
- the LOC135943892 gene encoding uncharacterized protein LOC135943892: protein MSISSMSDFAVSGGSREGNADGVFRSACGRQYFISKLGLTWANAMTECCKYGMKLLSIESFEELSCLAAMNKVQFKNADHFYWTSGTNIGLGCEFTYGFCASKTLLYQNFSNWFPGQPDNRLTEQCLETKIAFDAKQIIVNDQGCTNGRYFICEGEQKDCSPTCPSKSTCVKQNNLFNSKGELLNAFSYGRWATGSAKTYLFSTMSGVNWATAYTACCNLGMDFLSIASDQEMQDIFNLNNNDPLLRYNTDFWTSGTQLDCNFHFKYCSTGVDFYWNDTKWLSGEPENINEQQWCVFSRFGTASTYSKSAAYLADAPCTESRNYICQMPALPSSSVTCFDYNCTTDPAKSAQVTAMSGSDGQFKTFCNQTYFLHKDSMSYKNAYDTCCSFGMKLVSVETDAERVCLHDGFKSAGWPGGFIWTSGTDVGIGSVNKFGWCPDGQFLYSNPHWCGGEPSSPYVENCLVLAMNGGDPSSTCFNDNNCATAFRFVCEA from the exons ATGTCCATTTCCTCAATGTCCGACTTTGCCGTGTCTGGAGGAAGCCGCGAAG GCAACGCTGACGGCGTGTTCAGGTCGGCTTGCGGGCGTCAGTACTTTATTTCCAAGTTGGGCTTGACCTGGGCCAACGCCATGACCGAATGCTGCAAGTACGGAATGAAATTGTTAAGCATCGAATCATTTGAAGAGTTATCTTGCCTGGCGGCCATGAATAAGg TCCAGTTCAAGAACGCCGATCATTTTTACTGGACATCAGGCACCAACATTGGACTCGGCTGCGAATTCACATACGGATTTTGCGCCTCGAAGACGCTGCTTTAccaaaatttctcaaactGGTTCCCGGGACAGCCTGACAATCGGCTAACAGAGCAATGCTTGGAGACGAAGATAGCGTTTGACGCCAAACAGATTATTGTCAACGACCAGGGATGCACCAATGGGCGATACTTCATTTGTGAG ggCGAACAAAAGGATTGCTCTCCCACTTGTCCTAGCAAATCCACGTGTGTCAAGCAG AATAATCTCTTCAACTCGAAAGGAGAACTGCTGA ATGCCTTTAGTTACGGACGTTGGGCGACCGGAAGTGCAAAAACTTATCTTTTCTCTACCATGAGCGGG GTGAATTGGGCAACTGCCTACACCGCATGTTGCAATTTGGGAATGGACTTCCTTTCCATTGCCAGCGACCAGGAAATGCAGGAcatcttcaatttaaacaataatgacC ccCTTCTGCGGTACAACACCGATTTTTGGACGAGCGGCACACAGCTTGATTGCAATTTCCACTTCAAGTATTGCTCAACCGGCGTTGACTTTTACTGGAACGACACCAAATG gctTTCTGGAGAGCCAGAGAATATAAACGAGCAGCAGTGGTGCGTCTTTTCTCGATTCGGAACGGCCTCGACTTACAGCAAGAGTGCAGCCTATCTCGCCGACGCTCCTTGCACCGAATCGCGCAATTACATTTGCCAG ATGCCTGCTCTACCCTCCTCGTCGGTCACCTGCTTCGACTACAACTGCACTACcgat CCTGCAAAATCTGCTCAAGTGACAGCAATGTCTG GATCTGATGGACagttcaaaacattttgcaacCAAACGTACTTCCTGCACAAAGATTCG ATGTCCTACAAAAATGCATATGACACTTGCTGCTCGTTTGGAATGAAGCTCGTGTCGGTCGAGACGGACGCAGAACGCGTTTGTCTTCACGATGGATTTAAAT CTGCCGGCTGGCCAGGTGGCTTCATTTGGACGTCAGGCACCGACGTCGGTATCGGCAGCGTCAACAAATTTGGCTGGTGTCCGGACGGCCAGTTTCTCTACAGCAACCCCCACTGGTGCGGAGGGGAGCCCAGCTCACCCTACGTTGAAAATTGTCTCGTTTTAGCCATGAATGGCGGCGATCCGTCGAGCACTTGCTTCAATGACAACAATTGTGCTACCGCCTTCCGCTTTGTTTGCGAGgcataa
- the LOC135943893 gene encoding uncharacterized protein LOC135943893, translating into MKLASVSDYDELRCLSKMVNRYPAAVYPHQTNRDFWTSGSNLDCAGPHFWCSEGEKWRQDDFPGENWKGGRPPSQVAGNCIFINLSNSSILGAELCSVEKQFLCEVLGNENKSMRIKETCKELWDVSDQEIDDQILNASALQAPSKRNLMCYIRCCGVRGEVIKYGQLMTELIIRNLEDLTVDDPALMQSSFDGLDKCTSIRHDDECKMFSESYYCGKRTDPTLTTALLDANKGGSTVGLFK; encoded by the exons ATGAAATTGGCTTCGGTTTCGGACTACGATGAACTGCGCTGCCTCTCGAAAATGGTCAATCGATACCCTGCAGCAG tgtACCCGCATCAAACAAACCGTGACTTCTGGACTTCTGGCTCGAATCTGGACTGCGCCGGGCCTCATTTTTGGTGCTCGGAAGGCGAAAAATGGCGTCAGGATGATTTTCCAGGCGAAAACTGGAAGGGAGGACGGCCGCCATCGCAAGTGGCCGGCAACTGCATTTTCATCAACCTGTCAAACAGCTCCATTCTTGGAGCCGAACTCTGTTctgttgaaaaacaatttctctgcgag GTCTtgggaaatgaaaacaaatcgATGCGGATCAAGGAAACTTGCAAGGAACTTTGGGACGTCAGCGACCAGGAAATCGatgatcaaattttgaacgcGTCCGCCCTCCAAGCGCCGAGCAAAAGGAATTTGATG tgctACATCCGATGCTGCGGCGTTCGGGGCGAAGtc ATTAAGTACGGACAGCTGATGACCGAGCTTATAATTCGCAACCTTGAGGACCTGACTGTCGACGACCCAGCCCTGATGCAGTCCTCCTTCGACGGACTCGACAAATGCACTTCAattc GCCACGACGACGAGTGCAAAATGTTCTCCGAATCGTATTACTGCGGCAAAAGGACGGATCCAACCCTGACAACGGCCCTCCTGGACGCCAACAAAGGAGGATCAACCGTgggtttatttaaataa